In Streptomyces alboniger, the following are encoded in one genomic region:
- a CDS encoding MFS transporter: MRHFRLLVVGNGVSAYGSYLNLVALNVFIYEVTDSALAAGLFMAVRLMTSVVSGFVSGRLVSAYDRKRLMVGADLTQCVAMVALLIAPAGGRAGLLYVLAVVTGFCSTLSGVALRSSIPEIVGPELRVRANSLLATGRSLAMIAGFASAGVVVAQLGYVAAISLDAASFAVSASVLMSLPIRTRAEKVASAARGAQVPEGKQRGASGEGKAKNLGSLILLRAAPVLAVMIAVRAADGLGSSSHNVALPVYSSALDPSHPATFVSQFWATWAIGNIVMQQICGRWTGRDGRQGPGERAFAIGACVMSAAFIVVFAGLPTGVAVAAALVAGMADGLTEIAYVSRLQAAPDEQRGRLFGLSASVENTGFGLGMLVSGALLDRFTPLQVVGLLHGLAIALCLGMFVVLVRYGRTGGGAVPAAGASAADGAAPTAGPSAEGAAPPAGPSVESEAR; the protein is encoded by the coding sequence TTGAGGCACTTTCGCCTGCTCGTCGTGGGTAACGGCGTTTCGGCCTACGGCAGTTACCTGAACCTGGTCGCCCTGAACGTCTTCATCTACGAGGTGACCGACAGCGCCCTGGCCGCCGGGCTCTTCATGGCCGTACGTCTGATGACCAGCGTCGTATCCGGCTTTGTGAGCGGACGGCTGGTCTCGGCGTACGACCGTAAGAGGTTGATGGTCGGCGCCGATCTCACGCAGTGCGTCGCCATGGTAGCGCTGCTGATAGCTCCCGCGGGCGGACGTGCGGGGCTTTTGTACGTACTCGCTGTCGTCACCGGGTTCTGCTCGACCCTCTCGGGGGTCGCCCTGCGCAGCAGCATCCCCGAGATCGTCGGCCCTGAGCTGCGCGTGCGCGCCAACTCGCTGCTCGCCACGGGGCGTTCGCTCGCCATGATCGCCGGGTTCGCCTCGGCGGGCGTCGTGGTCGCGCAGCTGGGATACGTCGCCGCCATTTCCCTCGACGCCGCCTCCTTCGCGGTCTCGGCGAGCGTGCTGATGTCCCTGCCCATTCGCACCAGGGCCGAGAAGGTCGCGAGCGCGGCGCGGGGTGCGCAAGTTCCGGAGGGCAAGCAGAGGGGTGCTTCGGGGGAAGGCAAGGCCAAGAACCTCGGCTCTCTGATTCTGCTGCGCGCCGCGCCCGTACTGGCCGTCATGATCGCCGTCAGGGCCGCCGACGGCCTCGGGTCGTCCTCGCACAATGTGGCCCTGCCCGTCTACTCCAGCGCCCTCGATCCGTCCCATCCGGCGACGTTCGTCAGCCAGTTCTGGGCCACGTGGGCCATCGGCAACATCGTCATGCAGCAGATCTGCGGGCGCTGGACCGGACGCGACGGGCGGCAGGGGCCGGGGGAGCGGGCCTTCGCGATCGGGGCCTGCGTGATGTCGGCCGCCTTCATCGTGGTCTTCGCCGGGCTGCCCACGGGCGTCGCCGTCGCGGCCGCGCTGGTGGCGGGCATGGCCGACGGGCTCACCGAGATCGCCTACGTCAGCCGGCTCCAGGCCGCCCCCGACGAACAGCGCGGCCGGCTCTTCGGCCTGTCCGCCTCCGTCGAGAACACCGGCTTCGGGCTGGGGATGCTGGTCAGCGGCGCGCTCCTCGACCGCTTCACACCCCTCCAAGTAGTGGGCCTGCTTCACGGGTTGGCGATCGCGCTCTGTCTCGGGATGTTCGTGGTGCTGGTGCGGTACGGGCGTACGGGTGGCGGGGCGGTGCCGGCAGCGGGGGCGTCGGCCGCCGACGGTGCGGCTCCTACGGCCGGACCGTCCGCCGAGGGCGCGGCTCCTCCAGCCGGGCCGTCCGTCGAAAGTGAGGCCCGATGA
- a CDS encoding response regulator transcription factor, which yields MPVTSRPQSAPALSHRERQVLAHIAEGLSHKQVARRLGISVHTVSTYLRRIRSKRTAPTVAHLIRLSMAEDVAAPAGKP from the coding sequence ATGCCTGTAACCAGCCGCCCGCAGAGCGCTCCGGCGCTGTCCCACAGGGAGCGTCAGGTGCTGGCCCACATCGCGGAGGGCCTCTCCCACAAGCAGGTGGCGCGGCGTCTCGGCATCAGCGTGCACACGGTGAGCACGTACTTGCGCCGCATCCGAAGCAAGCGGACGGCGCCGACGGTGGCGCATCTGATCCGCCTGAGCATGGCGGAGGACGTCGCCGCGCCGGCCGGAAAACCTTGA
- a CDS encoding GNAT family N-acetyltransferase, giving the protein MNPPHPSVVLKSSVVLKADATPATPALTLRPWREQDVTALVEAHRGAPPALPAAAPTVENEADGRQWIRAQQEGWATGTRYAFAVLEAGPDGSEGALLGHVALKDAAPGRPSAEVGYWTAVRARGRGIAPRALETLTTWAFTTFGPTGLTHLELLHQVTNPASCRVAEKTAYTFTETLPPWPPMYPAEGHRHVRHAATSAR; this is encoded by the coding sequence ATGAACCCACCCCACCCCTCCGTCGTACTGAAGTCATCCGTCGTACTGAAGGCGGACGCGACCCCCGCCACCCCGGCCCTCACCCTCCGCCCCTGGCGGGAGCAGGACGTCACCGCACTGGTCGAGGCACATCGGGGCGCGCCTCCCGCCCTCCCCGCGGCGGCCCCCACCGTGGAGAACGAGGCGGACGGCAGGCAGTGGATCCGCGCACAACAGGAGGGGTGGGCCACGGGCACCCGGTACGCCTTCGCCGTACTGGAGGCCGGGCCCGACGGCTCCGAGGGCGCGCTGCTGGGCCACGTGGCCCTCAAGGACGCGGCGCCCGGCAGGCCCTCGGCCGAGGTCGGCTACTGGACGGCGGTCCGGGCCCGCGGCCGAGGCATCGCACCCCGCGCCCTGGAGACCCTGACCACCTGGGCCTTCACCACCTTCGGCCCCACGGGCCTGACCCACCTGGAACTCCTCCACCAGGTGACCAACCCGGCCTCCTGCCGTGTCGCCGAGAAGACGGCCTACACCTTCACCGAGACCCTCCCGCCCTGGCCCCCCATGTACCCGGCCGAGGGCCACCGCCATGTGCGCCATGCCGCCACCTCGGCACGGTAA
- a CDS encoding pore-forming ESAT-6 family protein has translation MAGNQNRRSYDTAASSDVQGGLQIIIGQLERVLGDRDRAVKAAMADYQADGVSDDYHGKEVRWNKAANEVRDIIRLVRTTLEQNDGTAQSTLARARAAVANIG, from the coding sequence ATGGCTGGAAACCAGAACCGCCGCTCTTACGACACCGCCGCGTCGTCCGACGTTCAGGGCGGTTTGCAGATCATCATCGGCCAGCTGGAGCGGGTGCTCGGCGACCGCGACCGCGCGGTGAAGGCCGCGATGGCCGATTACCAGGCCGACGGTGTGTCAGACGACTACCACGGCAAGGAAGTCCGCTGGAACAAGGCCGCCAACGAGGTGCGGGACATCATTCGTCTCGTGCGCACCACGCTGGAGCAGAACGACGGCACCGCCCAGTCGACGCTCGCGCGGGCGCGGGCCGCGGTCGCCAACATCGGCTGA
- a CDS encoding DUF6507 family protein, whose product MPEWDIEPGGVSDVLSRVNDVLGALDRHVGGYGEDLGGAAKSAGALVSGGASEGGQSPVTGLVASALVEFVEGTAKEVQFIGARAAKSVTGAMVATAAYETGDLEIAAEVQRSASSVIDPLREWSTPPTGGSL is encoded by the coding sequence ATGCCTGAATGGGATATCGAGCCGGGCGGGGTGAGCGACGTCCTGTCACGGGTGAACGACGTACTGGGCGCCTTGGATCGGCACGTCGGTGGGTACGGCGAAGACCTGGGAGGCGCCGCGAAGTCGGCCGGGGCCCTCGTATCGGGAGGAGCCTCCGAAGGGGGACAGAGCCCGGTCACGGGTCTGGTCGCCTCGGCGCTCGTCGAGTTCGTCGAAGGCACCGCGAAGGAAGTGCAGTTCATCGGCGCCAGGGCAGCCAAGTCGGTCACCGGCGCGATGGTGGCCACCGCTGCCTACGAGACGGGCGACCTGGAGATCGCGGCCGAGGTGCAGCGCTCCGCCTCCAGTGTCATCGATCCGCTCCGGGAGTGGTCGACTCCCCCCACGGGGGGCTCCCTGTGA
- a CDS encoding pentapeptide repeat-containing protein: MEGGGKGGLDIIGLDLSDADLSGGDFSESWFTDAKLINTKLIGADLYRSDAEGADFTSADLTRASLVRVNFDDSFLREAKLDEANLVKASLCDVDASGASFRGTRFMGASLLDVNLRGADLSGAVLQENSFKVTLDNNTKLRGLSGTLFGPVQLIDLGVTRELGGADLEQWLRARGGDICVLSSRGRERP; encoded by the coding sequence ATGGAGGGAGGGGGCAAGGGAGGCCTCGACATCATCGGCCTCGATCTGAGCGATGCGGATCTGTCCGGCGGCGATTTCTCCGAGTCGTGGTTCACCGATGCGAAGCTGATCAACACCAAGCTGATCGGCGCCGATCTGTACCGTTCGGATGCGGAAGGCGCGGATTTCACCAGTGCCGATCTGACCAGAGCATCGCTTGTTCGCGTCAACTTCGACGACTCCTTCCTTCGTGAAGCGAAACTCGATGAAGCGAACCTTGTCAAGGCATCGCTCTGCGACGTCGACGCGTCAGGCGCTTCATTTCGCGGCACACGCTTCATGGGTGCCTCACTGCTTGACGTCAATCTCAGGGGCGCTGACTTGTCTGGTGCAGTCCTTCAAGAAAACTCTTTCAAGGTGACGTTGGATAACAACACGAAACTTCGAGGACTCTCAGGAACCCTCTTCGGTCCGGTCCAGCTGATTGACCTGGGTGTCACGCGCGAACTCGGTGGCGCTGACTTGGAGCAGTGGCTCCGAGCGAGAGGTGGCGACATTTGTGTGCTCTCAAGTCGCGGACGCGAACGACCGTGA
- the eccD gene encoding type VII secretion integral membrane protein EccD produces the protein MSRTSGTSRTALSRVTLVGERRRVDLVLPSREPVGLLLPEVLRLLDDHAAARPMLRHLVTADGSALAHDSTLESARIPDGAVLRLVRAEDAPSAPVVHDVTDEAADDLGGRAWRWQPSARRVVAGLATVVWALAAGVLARGEFELAAAGRALVGVAALAGVAGALLGRMKRRALSATLIVCAGTVGALGAWTLADANDWSGAARLAGVVLAATLTLLFLGWFSPLGRGALIGAVAALGCLVLWETSLALQGGARMATEQTRTGSLLAVVSLVVLGVLPRLALMASGLSGLDDQRSSGSSVSRYRVDTALTATHRGLAIATVVSAVSAAAAGVMTLSAPTVWTWLLAAVTAVVLALRARAFPLVAEVVALVAAAAVVVVALVVVWLERSPAAGPLAVLVVLALTSLVVLAVQPPEHVRVRLRRAGDLVESVGVIALLPLVIGVFGVYGRLLDTFA, from the coding sequence ATGAGCCGCACGAGCGGTACGAGTCGTACGGCCCTGAGCCGGGTCACTCTGGTTGGGGAGCGGCGGCGGGTGGACCTCGTCCTGCCGTCCCGGGAACCGGTCGGGCTACTCCTTCCGGAAGTGCTGCGACTCCTCGACGACCACGCCGCCGCCCGGCCAATGCTGCGGCATCTGGTCACCGCGGACGGTTCGGCCCTGGCACACGACAGCACGCTGGAGTCCGCGCGGATACCGGACGGCGCCGTGCTGCGGCTGGTGCGGGCCGAGGACGCGCCCTCGGCGCCGGTTGTGCACGACGTCACCGATGAGGCCGCCGATGATCTGGGCGGGCGGGCCTGGCGTTGGCAGCCCTCGGCTCGGCGGGTGGTGGCGGGGCTCGCGACCGTGGTCTGGGCCCTTGCCGCCGGGGTGTTGGCGCGTGGGGAGTTCGAACTGGCCGCAGCGGGCCGCGCCTTGGTGGGCGTCGCCGCCCTGGCAGGCGTCGCCGGGGCCCTGTTGGGGCGCATGAAGCGGCGGGCGCTCTCCGCCACGCTGATCGTCTGTGCCGGAACTGTCGGAGCCCTCGGAGCCTGGACGCTGGCCGACGCGAACGACTGGTCCGGCGCCGCGCGGCTGGCAGGCGTGGTGCTGGCCGCGACGCTGACGCTGCTGTTCCTCGGGTGGTTCTCCCCACTGGGGCGGGGCGCGTTGATCGGGGCGGTAGCCGCTCTCGGTTGCCTCGTCCTGTGGGAGACGTCCCTCGCTTTGCAGGGCGGTGCCCGCATGGCAACCGAGCAGACCCGCACGGGCTCCCTGCTCGCCGTCGTCTCTCTGGTGGTGCTCGGAGTACTGCCGCGACTAGCGCTGATGGCCTCCGGCCTTTCGGGGCTCGACGACCAGCGCTCGAGCGGGTCTTCGGTGAGCCGGTACCGGGTGGACACCGCCCTGACCGCCACCCACCGTGGGCTGGCCATCGCCACCGTGGTGTCGGCCGTCTCCGCGGCCGCCGCAGGAGTGATGACGCTCAGTGCGCCGACCGTGTGGACCTGGCTGCTTGCCGCGGTCACCGCGGTGGTGCTCGCGCTGCGGGCACGGGCCTTCCCGCTGGTCGCCGAGGTGGTCGCGCTGGTCGCCGCCGCGGCGGTCGTCGTCGTCGCGCTGGTCGTGGTGTGGCTGGAGCGTTCCCCTGCCGCCGGGCCGCTGGCCGTGCTCGTCGTACTCGCCCTGACTTCGCTCGTGGTGCTCGCGGTTCAGCCGCCCGAGCATGTGCGGGTGCGGCTCCGTCGTGCCGGGGATCTCGTGGAGTCCGTGGGCGTCATCGCGTTGCTGCCGCTCGTCATCGGGGTGTTCGGTGTGTACGGCCGTCTGCTCGACACCTTCGCGTAG
- the eccCb gene encoding type VII secretion protein EccCb: MTQHLVHRPARSTRPPQPTGQRTIEPPPNLPEGKMGNAATALLPMAGVMGSVVMMTVIRNSQFAAVGAIVLVLALLGAVALFVSQRGKAQRTRRTQRERYLEYVEEQREELAAAEREARDRARLLNPPPLALYDLVRDPARLWERRRLDADFLRVRLGTGDVPVQALVIGQNSTTSVLTPPDPFMLNEARALQHRFTTATDFPLTAPLDRAGNVSVVGDREGVLRVARALLIQTAVTHAPDDVAIALAVPGERLGEWEWAKWLPHVLDVLESDGPVPARRIAPSLAALARRCAHDLRRRASYAAEVRRGLSDRDALRMSDRLLVVSDEYGRNAAELPRPDSAVGLPAMGVTVLHLLEQQIHEPDEVGVRITVDGDQVTVEDLRAPGILPGRGTVDAVSIAVAEGLARLQAPLRLSAESASDEGAPISGPVDFPQLLGVDDPAALDVERLWAPRGERDFLRVPIGLDDRHEPVLLDLKESSELGMGPHGLCVGATGSGKSELLRTLILALTATHSPEDLALVLVDYKGGATFAPFTELPHVAGVITNLENSSGLVERVHTSLAGEVKRRQQVLKDAGNVADIGHYAALRGKRPELGLEALPHLFVVIDEFGELLTAKPDFIDLFLSIGRIGRSIGVHLLLASQRIESGKLKGLETYLSYRLGLRTFSADESRTVLDTVDAFQLPPLPGFGYLKVDTSTYERFKAGYVSGAHRGPALHDRSADEPLAWPYPAFNTERDPETDAPLEPATRERETGPTVLSMMVGQLTGAAPPVRRIWLPPLPDALTLDQAAGPVRASAHGLHLAQHSAPMCVPLGLLDDPAQQWQAPWHLDLTVAGGHTAVIGGPQSGKTTLLRTLALSLALTHTPADVAVYGLDLVGGGLSALSGLPHVGGIAGRADHERAARTVAEVRAQLAAREELFRAHGIDSVDQLRALRSQGGLTELSSTDIVLLIDGFGALRDEFADLDDTVADLLKRGSGYGIHVVAGMLRWNDVRIATQSMFGSRVELRLNDPSDSSIDRKLSETLSPDTPGRALTDGKLFAQVALPRIDGLATTGDIASALEQVARTARATWHGELAAPVRVLPTRLPAAQLPSAAAEPTRIPLGVDQDALAPAFLDLFGTDQHLLILGDNECGKTNLLKLISRQLVDRHTDKDLVFGVFDPRRGLRGHIPEPYRGGYAHNAKLAAALATGIAGELEKRLPETADPDTLADGPAFTGPHIVILVDDYDILTTAGQQPLAAFLPYISSAQDIGLHFIVTRRVAGASRALYDPFLSTLRETGATALLMTGDRTEGQLFPGLYASTQPPGRGTLVRRGRRHQLIQTALTAEPDRAPESEEAERP; encoded by the coding sequence ATGACCCAGCATCTCGTCCACCGCCCGGCCCGCTCCACCCGGCCGCCCCAGCCGACCGGGCAGCGCACCATCGAGCCGCCGCCGAACCTGCCCGAGGGCAAGATGGGCAATGCCGCCACCGCGCTCCTTCCCATGGCCGGTGTCATGGGATCGGTGGTGATGATGACCGTCATCCGCAACAGCCAGTTCGCCGCCGTCGGCGCGATCGTCCTCGTCCTCGCGCTGCTCGGGGCGGTGGCTCTGTTCGTTTCGCAGCGCGGGAAGGCCCAGCGCACCCGGCGCACGCAGCGCGAGCGGTATCTGGAGTACGTCGAGGAGCAGCGCGAGGAACTGGCAGCGGCGGAGCGGGAGGCGCGCGACCGGGCGCGGCTGCTGAACCCGCCGCCCCTCGCCCTGTACGACCTGGTGCGCGATCCCGCCCGGCTGTGGGAGCGGCGCCGCCTCGACGCGGACTTCCTTCGGGTGCGGCTCGGCACCGGCGACGTACCCGTCCAGGCGCTCGTCATCGGGCAGAACTCCACCACCAGCGTCCTCACCCCGCCCGACCCGTTCATGCTGAACGAGGCACGGGCGTTGCAGCACCGGTTCACCACCGCCACCGACTTCCCGCTGACCGCGCCGCTGGACCGGGCGGGCAATGTCAGCGTCGTCGGTGACCGTGAGGGCGTACTGCGGGTGGCGCGGGCCCTGCTGATACAGACCGCCGTGACGCACGCCCCCGACGACGTGGCGATCGCCCTGGCGGTTCCGGGTGAGCGCCTCGGAGAGTGGGAGTGGGCGAAGTGGCTCCCCCACGTCCTGGACGTACTGGAGAGCGACGGCCCCGTCCCGGCACGGCGGATTGCGCCGAGCCTGGCGGCGCTGGCCCGCCGCTGCGCCCATGACCTGCGGCGCCGTGCCTCGTATGCCGCGGAGGTGCGGCGCGGCCTGTCCGACAGGGACGCCCTGCGGATGTCCGACCGGCTCCTGGTCGTCAGCGACGAGTACGGACGGAACGCGGCCGAACTCCCCCGCCCCGACAGTGCGGTGGGCCTGCCCGCCATGGGCGTGACCGTGCTGCACCTGCTGGAGCAACAGATCCACGAACCGGACGAAGTCGGCGTACGCATCACGGTCGACGGTGATCAGGTCACCGTCGAGGACCTGCGTGCCCCCGGCATCCTGCCCGGCCGCGGCACCGTGGACGCCGTGAGCATCGCGGTCGCCGAAGGCCTGGCACGCCTGCAGGCCCCGCTGCGGCTGTCGGCCGAGTCGGCCTCCGACGAGGGTGCGCCGATCTCCGGCCCCGTGGACTTCCCCCAGCTCCTCGGCGTCGACGACCCCGCCGCCCTCGACGTGGAACGACTGTGGGCGCCACGCGGCGAACGCGACTTCCTGCGTGTCCCCATCGGCCTCGACGACCGTCACGAACCGGTCCTGCTGGACCTCAAGGAGTCCTCCGAGCTGGGCATGGGCCCGCACGGGTTGTGCGTGGGCGCCACCGGCTCCGGCAAGAGCGAACTCCTGCGCACCCTGATCCTGGCCCTCACCGCCACCCACTCCCCCGAGGACCTCGCGCTCGTCCTGGTGGACTACAAGGGCGGCGCCACTTTCGCCCCCTTCACCGAACTCCCGCACGTCGCGGGGGTCATCACGAACCTGGAGAACAGCAGCGGGCTCGTCGAGCGCGTCCACACCAGCCTCGCCGGCGAGGTAAAACGCCGCCAGCAGGTCCTCAAGGACGCCGGGAACGTCGCCGACATCGGCCACTACGCCGCCCTGCGCGGCAAACGCCCCGAACTCGGTCTAGAGGCCCTGCCCCATCTGTTCGTCGTCATCGACGAGTTCGGTGAACTCCTCACCGCCAAGCCCGACTTCATCGACCTGTTCCTCTCCATCGGCCGCATCGGCCGTTCCATCGGCGTACACCTGCTGCTCGCCAGCCAGCGCATCGAGTCGGGCAAACTCAAGGGCCTGGAGACCTACCTCTCCTACCGGCTCGGCCTGCGCACCTTCTCCGCCGACGAGTCCCGTACCGTCCTGGACACGGTGGACGCCTTCCAGCTGCCTCCGCTGCCCGGCTTCGGCTACCTCAAGGTCGACACCTCCACCTACGAACGCTTCAAGGCCGGATACGTGTCCGGCGCCCACCGCGGCCCCGCTCTCCACGACCGGTCCGCGGACGAACCGCTCGCCTGGCCCTACCCCGCCTTCAACACGGAACGGGACCCCGAGACCGACGCACCGCTGGAACCCGCGACGCGCGAGCGCGAGACCGGCCCCACCGTCCTGTCGATGATGGTCGGCCAGCTGACCGGCGCCGCGCCCCCGGTGCGCCGCATCTGGCTGCCCCCGCTGCCTGACGCCCTCACCCTCGACCAGGCCGCCGGGCCCGTCCGGGCCTCCGCCCACGGCCTGCACCTGGCCCAGCACAGCGCTCCGATGTGCGTCCCCCTCGGGCTCCTGGACGATCCCGCCCAGCAGTGGCAGGCCCCCTGGCACCTGGACCTGACCGTCGCCGGCGGGCACACCGCCGTCATCGGCGGCCCCCAGTCCGGCAAGACGACCCTGCTCCGCACCCTGGCCCTCTCGCTGGCCCTGACCCACACCCCGGCCGACGTCGCCGTGTACGGTCTCGACCTGGTGGGCGGCGGACTCTCCGCGCTGTCCGGGCTGCCGCACGTCGGTGGCATCGCGGGCCGCGCCGACCACGAGCGCGCTGCCCGCACCGTCGCCGAGGTCCGCGCTCAGCTCGCCGCCCGGGAGGAACTCTTCCGCGCCCACGGCATCGACTCCGTGGACCAGCTCCGGGCGCTGCGCTCCCAGGGCGGCCTCACCGAACTCAGTTCCACCGACATCGTCCTGCTCATCGACGGATTCGGCGCGCTGCGCGACGAGTTCGCCGACCTCGACGACACCGTCGCCGACCTCCTCAAGCGCGGCAGCGGCTACGGCATCCATGTCGTGGCCGGAATGCTGCGCTGGAACGACGTACGCATCGCCACCCAGTCCATGTTCGGAAGCCGTGTCGAACTGCGCCTCAACGACCCCTCCGACTCCTCCATCGACCGCAAGCTCTCCGAGACGCTCTCCCCCGACACCCCGGGCCGGGCCCTGACCGACGGCAAGCTCTTCGCGCAGGTGGCGCTGCCCCGCATCGACGGCCTGGCCACCACCGGAGACATCGCCTCCGCGCTCGAACAGGTCGCCCGCACCGCTCGGGCCACCTGGCACGGTGAACTCGCCGCCCCTGTACGCGTGTTGCCCACCCGCCTGCCCGCCGCCCAGCTGCCCTCCGCCGCCGCCGAACCGACCCGCATACCGCTCGGCGTGGACCAGGACGCCCTCGCCCCCGCCTTCCTGGACCTCTTCGGAACCGACCAGCACCTGCTGATCCTCGGCGACAACGAATGCGGCAAGACCAACCTGCTGAAACTCATCTCCCGGCAGCTCGTCGACCGCCACACCGACAAGGACCTCGTCTTCGGCGTCTTCGACCCCCGCCGCGGCCTGCGCGGCCACATCCCCGAGCCCTACCGCGGCGGATACGCCCACAACGCCAAGCTCGCCGCAGCCCTCGCCACCGGCATCGCGGGCGAACTCGAAAAGCGGCTGCCCGAGACCGCCGATCCGGACACGCTCGCCGACGGGCCCGCCTTCACCGGGCCCCACATCGTGATCCTCGTCGACGACTACGACATCCTCACCACCGCGGGCCAGCAACCCCTCGCCGCGTTCCTGCCCTACATCTCCTCGGCCCAGGACATCGGCCTGCACTTCATCGTGACCCGACGCGTCGCCGGGGCCTCCCGCGCCCTGTACGACCCGTTCCTGAGCACCCTGCGCGAAACCGGCGCCACCGCCCTGCTCATGACCGGCGACCGCACGGAAGGCCAGCTCTTCCCGGGGCTGTACGCCTCGACCCAACCGCCCGGTCGCGGCACCCTCGTCCGCCGCGGACGCCGCCACCAACTCATCCAGACCGCCTTGACGGCAGAGCCGGACCGAGCACCGGAATCGGAAGAAGCAGAGCGCCCGTGA
- a CDS encoding DUF6177 family protein → MTKDLITLTPDMPSVDTILAGLFAGGPDLGVSTVAQGPVVQLHAPDGHPLVSIEAPQLVHVPGEAERLLGSQVPLLQGPFWWTEARATTAVPEAARLAGSFAGRVAAALGGTVWPPDAAHTNVVPLTTDTTTLPAPAATSAPALDLVTDQAAVVMQDRPVVAMTTWLTEAVRTAAETDRALQLLTPPHTRLTLPARDVLRAHPNRWVVQDPDCGYYDGLGGAQLHWKDGAFTPVRDEDGNARRAPAFQPASTGTGTGMGERQLTLSLHTTHPATEDLTLGHALEAAFHHLTGRPPVGWNTAEPIALPWSTRQLTDLARNRAPKPTWLAVIGHPDRPAIATLRITRTPAGVEEHATLTLGHASGERPPLDAVAPLAETLAAEHNLTSMLTTLRTARRDLTVPPHFEPLPSPLTFTLGPHAVHDIGLAHAGRPPLALRPVPLGPATRPALHYPLGDGADPTAWTTFQQLSAHLKSAPEASGRPSDR, encoded by the coding sequence GTGACCAAGGACCTCATCACCCTCACCCCCGACATGCCCAGTGTCGACACCATCCTCGCGGGCCTCTTCGCGGGCGGTCCCGACCTGGGCGTCAGCACCGTGGCGCAAGGCCCCGTCGTCCAGCTCCACGCACCCGACGGTCACCCGCTGGTCTCGATCGAAGCGCCTCAGCTGGTCCACGTCCCCGGCGAGGCCGAGCGCCTCCTGGGCAGTCAAGTACCACTGCTCCAGGGTCCGTTCTGGTGGACGGAAGCCCGTGCCACCACCGCCGTCCCCGAAGCGGCACGGCTGGCCGGCTCCTTCGCGGGACGCGTGGCCGCCGCCCTCGGCGGCACCGTCTGGCCCCCCGACGCCGCCCACACCAACGTCGTCCCCCTCACCACCGACACCACCACGCTCCCGGCCCCAGCCGCCACCTCGGCCCCGGCCCTGGATCTCGTCACCGACCAGGCCGCCGTGGTCATGCAGGACCGCCCCGTCGTCGCCATGACGACCTGGCTCACCGAAGCCGTGCGCACCGCCGCCGAGACCGACCGCGCCCTCCAACTCCTCACCCCACCCCATACCCGCCTCACCCTCCCCGCTCGCGACGTCCTGCGCGCCCACCCCAACCGCTGGGTCGTACAGGACCCCGACTGCGGCTACTACGACGGCCTCGGCGGGGCCCAACTCCACTGGAAGGACGGCGCTTTCACCCCCGTACGGGACGAGGACGGCAACGCCCGTCGCGCCCCCGCCTTCCAACCCGCCTCCACCGGCACCGGCACCGGCATGGGTGAACGCCAGCTCACCCTCTCCCTGCACACCACGCACCCCGCCACCGAGGACCTCACCCTCGGACACGCCCTCGAAGCCGCCTTCCACCACCTCACCGGCAGGCCGCCCGTCGGCTGGAACACCGCCGAGCCCATCGCCCTCCCCTGGTCCACCCGCCAGCTGACCGACCTCGCCCGTAATCGCGCCCCGAAACCCACCTGGCTCGCCGTCATCGGCCACCCCGACCGCCCGGCCATCGCCACCCTCCGCATCACCCGCACCCCCGCGGGTGTCGAGGAACACGCCACCCTCACCCTCGGCCACGCGTCCGGCGAAAGACCGCCTCTGGACGCCGTCGCGCCCCTCGCCGAAACCCTCGCCGCCGAGCACAACCTCACGTCCATGCTCACCACGCTCCGCACCGCCCGCCGCGACCTGACCGTCCCACCGCATTTCGAGCCGCTCCCGAGCCCCCTCACCTTCACGCTCGGCCCTCACGCCGTACACGACATCGGCCTCGCCCACGCCGGCCGTCCGCCGCTGGCCCTGCGCCCCGTCCCCCTCGGCCCGGCCACGCGTCCCGCGCTGCATTACCCCCTCGGCGACGGCGCCGACCCCACAGCCTGGACCACGTTCCAGCAGCTCAGCGCTCACCTCAAGAGCGCCCCCGAAGCGAGCGGGCGCCCTTCTGATCGGTAG